The genomic window CATTAGGTTTGGGAATCTTAAATAGAgtctcccttctctcttttcactgttagggagggagagggagtgaTGTTTTTGATGCTCTATTACTTTAGCTGAAGGATTTTCTATCAATCTTCACAATCTGTCTTGAAATGGTTCCCATCAGCCACTTCATGCAGGAATCCAAGGCGCtaagaaacatacacacacacacatacacatacacaggcacaggcacacacacaggcccACTGGGCCCAGAGACCCACACATGCAGCAGGCTGCCAGGAAACCAGGACTCAGGGACCACCACGATCTGGAAGGAACATCAAGTCCCCAGGTACAGCCACGGCGGCTCTTGGCCCATGGTCTGGTGGCCAAGGGGGTGTCAGCTGCTGGTCACAGGTGGCGGGCCGCTTCCCAGAGGATCTGCAGAGCCATGGAGGCGCAGGGGAGCTGGGCCAGGGTGTAGGTCACGGAGCGGATGGGTGCCCGCAGCTTCCCCAGGTAGGCCACGGTGTGTACCACACGGCCCAGGAGGAAGACCAGAAAGTGCATCCAGGCCACAAAAGGGTTAGGACCCAGAAAGGAGTAGATGAAGCCCAGGAAAAGGAAGGGGTAGATGGTCTCCATGTCGTTCCGGTGGGCCCTGGGGAGACAAGAGGGGTGCGGTCAGCCAGGTGTTAGCTTTGGGGCCATAGGCCCTTTTGAGAGTGTCATGGAAGCTGGGGTGCTTTGACCCACCGGGGGTCATTTCAGGCATATCACACACTCAAATCCATTCATGGCCAGGTCAAGGAGATGGATACCCCAGAGTCCAGAAGAAGGCAGCTCCAAGCTTATGCTTGCAAGCAGCTGAGGCAGCGAGGCCACGTCATGGGCTGGGAGTCACAGAGGGCTACTGGTCCAGGATGCTCTTACCATACCTCTAGGGCTTGCCAGGACCCCACTCCTGCCATActctccccctccttcctctctaGCCCTTGGACACCAGGCAGGAAAAGTGGGACTCAGAGGTGCTGAGTGCTTTACAGAGCCAACGAGTGGAGGAGTTGGGATTGGAACTGAGTTCTGACTCGAGTTTGACCTCTTTACCTCCAGGGCAGGGCTTCTCTGAGTCAGGCCTGAGGTCATCCTCCTTCTGAATGCAGCTTCCTGGGCGCCTCCCGAGT from Pongo abelii isolate AG06213 chromosome 13, NHGRI_mPonAbe1-v2.0_pri, whole genome shotgun sequence includes these protein-coding regions:
- the PTGES gene encoding prostaglandin E synthase; the protein is MPAHSLAMSSPALPAFLLCSTLLVIKMYVVAIITGQVRLRKKAFANPEDALRHGGPQYCRSDPDVERCLRAHRNDMETIYPFLFLGFIYSFLGPNPFVAWMHFLVFLLGRVVHTVAYLGKLRAPIRSVTYTLAQLPCASMALQILWEAARHL